The following nucleotide sequence is from Mangifera indica cultivar Alphonso chromosome 1, CATAS_Mindica_2.1, whole genome shotgun sequence.
TCATTATGTGTTTTTGGGAGTCGGAATAAGgtattacatgtcattatacaCCGTAAGACCCATAGAACACATTCCATATATTGATCCAAGTACTACACAACTTCTAAGGACTAGAAAACAAGTTTCACGTGCCAATGCACACTGAAAGTAGGTGTTTATGCACGGAAATAAGCTCTTAAGCTCCTTCATGCGCCACATAGACACCGCACGCTCCTCCACGCGCCATCACGTGCCAGGGATGACTCAGACGTGCTGTCACGAGCCTCCACGTGTTTGCACGCGCCTCCACGTGCCAGGAATGGTCACCACGCGCGGTCAATAGTTGACCGGGTTATCCATGGGTTATAGTCCGGGTTGGGCAACCTGGTTGACCAAACGGGTTAACTCGTTGACCGGTTCGGGTCttgaccaacccgttgaccGTCGGTTCGGGTATTCGGGTTTTCCCAACCTGATTTTGACCAAAATCGCGTGATGAACCCTAAATCTTCTATCCGTCTAATTGGCCATTTTCCGGTGATTCTACGGCGACAGaaccatagggcttttgtagCCCAGGAAACGCAAAGTCCAATCGTTCCATTTTCCGGCGCCGATGGCGTCGGAAACCATCGAAACGGCGAGCAAGAAAGACACGCCTTGGGTCTCGAATTTGGGTCTGTTTCGATCGATTCTGACGTTAATTCAAGCcgaatttcaatttaaaacatgtaatattaaTCCTAACATTCATtcaacatgtttcccaacaccaatttcatgtaattttggccgaattaaattcgtccccaaaaacgaaattttaaacaaatttctataTACAGATTTTAATTCGTATATTATACGCAATATCAATCACAGAAAACATATCACATATgtatcctaggctctgataccaatgttagaaacaattaaacatgccaggatccgaattctgtgaaatctataaatatttgCGTACCCGTTTATGTgttcgatgaagcgtcttcgaattcCACGCGAGGcgttgacgttagtctgtttccacgacGCCATTTGCCTACGTACCGATTTCCATTTTGGGAGACTAATTTACTGTGTATTGGGTTTTGGCAGGAGAAAAGTTCTCTGTAAGAGAAAATGACattatctccttttttttttcttcatcatttttgttttctttttattacatTCATCATAACTtttgggaggcagttaagaCCTTTTTATATAAAGGTCCAACCGCCAATCGGGTCGGGTCGGGTCggcccgtcatgggtggacctgGATCTAATAATAAGAAATTCTAGAATATATACACAAggatttgaagatgaaaatctgTTTGTGAGTGATATTGGTATGGTTGTTTCAGCTTAAAATGACCTGTCGATAGTGTTAACACTTCATCCTCACAGCACATTCTGAAAATACAAAAACTTGTTCAGAAAGTATATACTACCATTTTTTCACGGTTCAGCTAAGATTCATCTTAGCCTGCATCAATTAGGACCAACTCGTACTCAATTAAATCACTAAACAATAATCCCAACTTTCAGATACAAAGATGAAATCAACATACAAAGTAAACACTCCCGCTTACTAAATTTATTTCCTGACTTTCTTATTGTCAGTACTTATTGTCTAAATTTGAAATACTATGAGTATCCAACTCCGTTGTTCTAGCTCCCCATAAACATTCTAACTAAAATTCCCTGAACTTCTTATCTTTAAATCCCTTCATGCACTGATCACACTTTCGTATCCtacaatatgaataattaagCTAATCCGCAAGACAAAGAGTGGAAAAACAAAGAGGAGATGTAGTATCTCACTGCACAAAATAATATGATCTTGACCAAATAAGCTACTGAAAATTATTGACAAAATCAGAGTAAATTAAGGTCTAGaatctcataaaaaaatttgagattaaatacTCAGCATGGGTGAGCTAGGGAGTGACACATCATAGCAGTACACCTAGAGAACAAACAACGAAATCGAATACAGGCAAAAGTTGCCAACTGTACTTGAATGAGAAATCACTTACAAATGTTCACATAATAATGCAACTATGTGCACACATATAACAAGACAAATATGTGCACACACAAAACTAAATGAGAGCAAAAATGTTGGTAGTTTGCCAAATACTTACAAATGATAAACAAGAATTATAACGGCAATCTCTTGCATAATAGTCTGAAACAGAAACAGAGTTGCTTATTGAATtgctactaaaataaaaatctaccATTAATACAAAAGCTTGAAGTTTTCTTGGAGACATTAGTGTAGCAGCTTACTCTTCAACTCTTCAGAGTctgagaataaaaaaaacaagtcTGAATTCAGTAGTCTTTTATCTAGCTATATTCATTATGATAAAGctgtcaaaagaaaaaaaaaaaagcagaatcTAGCAATAAGAGGGTTGGAGCACTTACAAAATTGAGGAACAACTTTCAAATGCtaatttgttcttcttctaCGTCCTCTATTCAGCCTTCTCACATTTCTTGGACACTCTCTTTCAATCAACCTCACAAAAAATTGAGGTTTCTTGTTGAGAACACAATGTAAGCAATAGATATGCCAATTACAAATCCAGATCCGTAGCCCATCAAAGCAATTTTCCAATCAAACCAGCTTGAAGCattgctttcttcttcttctatcgTTGGTGGTGCCTTATCATTGTCACATTTGTTTGACATTGGTGATCCACACAAGCCCAAATTTCCAATGTAGGAATCATTTTGAAATGTGTCAAATTGATTTCCTTGAGGTATGCATCCCACAAGATGGTTGTAAGACAAGTTTAACACTGAGAGAAATGTTAGACTTGTCAATTGGAGAGGAATCTTTCCGAGGAGCTGGTTGAAAGAGAGATCTAATGCTTCAAGTTGTGACAAATTTTTCAATGATGAAGGTATTTCACTAGTTAAGCTATTACGAGACAAGTTAATCAATCTGAGCGACTTGAGTTGTCCAAGTACCTTTGGAATTTTCCCTTCAAATAGGTTATTGGAAAGATCTATGCATGTGAAGATGTATAAAATCCTTTCCATCCGGGTCTCAACACcttttaaaaacaaagttaTTGAATAATATGAACCATAAAGTGAGTGCATGTAATTGACTTTGACATCATCCTTGTATCCACTCTTCATAGcttcaaaattgttaaaaaaacttGCTGGTAAAATACCAGAAAATTGATTGTGAGAGAGGTCCAGTACTCTTAACCGAAGGAAGAGAAATCTTGTGCTGGAATTGCCAATGGGACCATGAAACTGATTAAATCTCAAAATAAGTACTTCAAGAAATTGAAAGTTTACTAACCAATTCGGAAAGCTATCATTAATCCTGTTATTCCCAACATCAAGAATATCCAAACCTCGACAGTTAACCAAAGAGGATGGTAATGGTCCCTCCAATTGATTGTCGTTAAGCATAAGAGCTGTCACACCACATGGATCGGGAAACGTTAGAGATTCTATACTGCCATGGAAGTTGTTCATTGCCAAATTCAAAAACTCCATGTCTACATTGCTCTTCGCAAGACATTCTGGAATGTTTCCACTTAAGCCATTATGGGACAAGTCAAGAGATTGAACTCTGCTCCCATTACAAAATGACGGAGGGATCACTCCTGTCAGATCATTGTTTGAAGCTGAGAAGAAAATAACCCCAGTTGGTAGATCCACAAGTTGTCCTCGGAGTAAGTTGGATGAAAGGTCAAGAATTCGAAGGTTGGCCATGGATGAAATGTACTCAACACTGGTAAGTAAATTGTGAGACAGATTTAGGTCAAACAAGTTGGAACAATTTCCAAGCTCCAATTGGGAAATTCGGCCAAAGATTGAGTTATTAGAAAGGTCTAGATTCATAAAACTTACAGTGCTTAAGAAAATCGGGACTTCAGTTATGCTACAAGATGATAAAAAGACATATTCAAGCTGGGGCAAGGTGACCTTTCCTGTTACTGACAAAAGCGCATTATATGAAAGATCAATACCTGTAAGATTTTTGAGCTCTGAAAGCATCTCTACCTGCACATTACCACTGAAGTTATTGTTTGCAAGTGATAGTTGTATGAGAcccaaaagttgaaaaatcgaATCTGGAATTGGACCATGAATCACGTTATCACGCAAATCAACTGTACTTATTGGACCAGGGTGTTGGAACTGCTCCATCGGACCTGTGAGTTTATTGTGGGAAAGATCTAAACTCTCCAACGATGGCAGAGTAAACAACCATGCCGGTACTCTGCCacttagaaattattatttaacttgatATCACCTAGATATGGAAGACCGCTTATCTGAGTAGGAAATTGACCTTGAAATTGATTATAAGAAAAGTCCAAGGAAAGAAGTCCATTCACGTTGAATATTGATGTTGGCAACTGACCACTGAAATTATTAAAGGAGAGATCTATGGTCTCTAATTTATTAAGATTACCCAAAACATCTGGAAATTTTCCAGAAAAATTGTTGCGTGTAAGAGATAGCCAAGTGAGCTGGACTAGTTTAGATAATGAAGTTGGGACTTGACCAGTAAAACCATTCCATGACAAATCCATATAGGTGATTTCTGTAAGGTTTCCAAGTGATGATGGAAGTGACCCTTGGAAATTGCAACCAAAAAGATCCAGTACTTTGAGAGGACTGCACTTGTTAAACTCTGGCAAATTACCTGTGATGTCTCTATTTGTTGACAATATTAACGTCTGgagaaatggaaaaagaaaaatttcttttggaAACTTGCCTTGTATCTGAGTATTCTTGAGGTTGAGGGATATCAAAGAAGAAGACAGGTTTACCAAAGAACCAGTTGAAACAGTAGACATGTCAACAGAGTCAAGATGAAGATATCTTATTTCTGTTAGATTTTGCAAGAGCTTATTGAAACCATGTTGGTCCATACTTAGGCCAGAGTTGGAGAGATCAAGTGAAATAAGATGAGATAGGAGAAACATTTCAGTGGGAACTAGGCCAAACAAATTGGAGTCAGAAAGGTTAAGATGTGTTAATTTGGTGAACTTACCAAATCTGGATGAGATTTGTGATTCAAGGAAATTATTGCAAGCTAGATTAAGCTTCTGGAGATGGTGGAGGAGGAAGAGGCTGCTATCATCATTGACAGAGCCACGAAGCCAACTCGAACTAAGGTCGAGGCCAATCACATGTCCAGTGAATGTATCACAAGTGACACCATCCCACAAACAGCAATCACTACCCTCTTTCCAGGACTCTGTCTTAGGATACCCATCGCAAAACCCAGAACCATATTCATAAAGGGAAAAGGTGTTCTTGAAATGAAGTAGAGCAACACTTTGTTCAGGGGAGCAGAGTATCGGTGATGGAGAAAAGGATGAACAAACAACTTGAAGAtgcaagatgaagaagaagaagaagaataacgCCCacatctcttttcttttaaagaaacagaagaaaagGAAATTGCTGATGGGAAAAGGAAATGAAcatttagatatatatacacttttccTCCAAGCTCTTtgcattttctttcctttttatacaattatttgttgattgagagaaaaaaataaaataaaagttatataatatattggGTATGCAAGTTAGATTTCTCACACAATATACCTAATAATCATTGATCCATAGACAAGTTTGAGCATAATAGCTAAGTTAGTATCAACTAATAGTTAGACCAATTACTCAGTGCTTAGgtagaattatttttaaatcgacattaaaaataatttatctttgtataataaaatataaaatccgAATTACActaatataaaatctaattataaatgTTGTTTGCTTTAACTTGATGATTAAACGGCAAACCGAGACAATTTGACCATTGGTCAAAGTGGtcaaattatagaaataaaaattggtCTTACCTAGATCGGATAAGGCCACAAGTTTTGATCGAACAAATTAAACTGATTAATCCAATCTAAGTTTCAAAACCATGGAACAAAGTTGGAGTGGAAAGGGTAATAAGTTAgcagtttaataaaatatactgTGTGTAAAATGGTCAcaacaagtgaaaaaaaaaaaaaacagaagaatgACCCttaattatactttaaaataactttaattcttttttcctttttttcccccctttatccctctatataaattaaaagaaaagtcCTCCTTTCTCAACCCCAACTAAATGAAACATTTGGTCATAatgtatcattttcattttttttttctctttgctttatatttcttaattataatttttccttttttgtactttttataataaaaaaggtCATGCTTTTTACACCCAATTAAACTGAAGATACggttataattaattagaactgaattcaatttgagttgttTTAACTAGAATTGTAACTCGAATCAAACAAATTGAGCTTAAGTTAAGGGTTTAAACTAAATATTAGACttgtttttataaacaaatcgaatttgaatcaaattgaacatTCAAATTGGAGCTCAGATCGagtccaaatttaaattacttgCTAACTGAGTTACAGTCTAATTGATATCAAGTCACTCTTAATTTAAACCTTTTGAATTCAAGTTGATATTAAATTGGGACTTGTTTGGGCTCAATTCAGATAGAATTCAATCCTAAATTTACGTTTCAATATGATGTCATGATTAGCATGTTGGTCTTcttcaaaaatgtttttaattgttttcattcaaaaagTAATGCCTTGACAAACTCCTAAATTGTCGCTATTTTGCTTGGATTAAGGGATGTCAATTGTTTGTTCACATTGCTGAAGAAGACCAGCATGTTAATCACGGCATAACTTTTTATGTTTTCCAAAATGAGCCTTTCATCGAGAAATTAATGtgaacaaacaaaattatagcTCCAGAAAGTAACATGCCTTGACTTTTTTTCACATTACTTTCGCGATTAAAGGCTCCATCAATTGTCTATTTTATTCATTGTAATTCCTCAAGATACAAAATaagaatacataatttatgtggAAAGTCCAACACGAAAAAATAGACAGGTATGAAATGGAGAAATTTTCACCATgaatgatgaaaatttaaagtGAAGAAGAGATTATTGTGGCACACTCACTCACTTTTTACTTACACTCTAATGCACCTTTTATATACAAACGTTTCCATACATTTTTAGGCAGCTTTTATATTCGAACCCCAATTGACAGATACCTGACATGTATACAAGCGGCATGTTTGCAATAGATAACACATTATTCCGCCAATAGATTGTACCTATTTTACTGTAAGTCATTGCTATTTTACCGTTACTTATTgtatttacttaaatataattaaaaatttatccgTAAAGTCATGTGACCCATACTAGGGGGCCAAGCACAGATCAGTCTCTAATCCATAGTTCTTGAATTCAAAGAACCTTTTATAGAATTTCTTAAGTTTCAAAGAACCAAATTCTCACTCATCATCTGTTTTGTTTGTGAATTGGAAAGACATGAGATCATCTTATATAGATTTGtctattttctctctttccccttattctctttaattttcttttctccctcgTTTTTCTATTTTgctattcaaaattttaggggcaaatgtaatttttaaaaatattaggagcgttaataaaaatttttaatagaatttttgaaaaaaaaaagttttaaggtgttttaaaattttagtatacctctcaatagtttcaaaaatgataattatacttttaaagaATTGgccaaaatacaataatttaaggttaagtagaatttttatttttaagagtctaaaataaaaaaatgtaaactgGTATAagaatataatgataatttgatatttatattaaatattaatgacaagttttataactttaatataagggtaaaatagttattttaaaaaaacagaagtggacaatgaattgaaaatttgactttttgaaacttttatcaatctcgggtggaaaatagtcatttggcctaattttttaatctaaattcaCCATACACGATAAAGAATCATGGACAGTGTAATCAACGGGCCTAGAACATATAAGCCAAGGTcctgaataaataaaattaatactctcttttttcaataatttttgtcttAATATATGACTTAAGCATTGAAAAGGCCTCGTTGACAAAAGTCACAACCAAATAAGCattaatttgtttatgatttgaaattttaaaattaaaaataaaatggcgTCCATTCATATTACCACGtattattgttaataaatatattaatgtttattattaaCCAACATAGTTTTACTCTATCAAATTTTGATTCGAGCGATTGCATGGTTAGTTAGCATATATCTCCCACTTCGAGCAAATTAGTTTCAGGCAAACCTCCCAcataaatgtctttttttttcacataatcaGATAACTATTGCAATGTCTTTAcagaaaatctcaattttttttccagtagtttttttagtaaatttaccAATTATCAATCAAAATTGACGTGCTAGACTTGCTTTAGTTGAAGTCCTTGAAGCTATATCATTGTGGTGCAAGACAGCTGCAGAATGCTGCAATTGACAAAGACCAAGTGAGATTCTTCCACATATGAGGCCAGAAATTTGTGCCCTGAAAGTCTAATTGAGCGCTCTTTTTTCAAGGGAGACACACATTGATCAACAATTACAATTACTGTCATCAAATCTAATTATCAATGTGGTGCAAAATTATCGAGACAGGGTTCTGCACACAAGAACCAAGTGTGAAAACGAATGTTCATGGTTTGTCAAGTGCTTAACAAAAGATAAACAAGAACTGTATGCTCTTGCATAATGGTCTGAAACAGAAACAGAGTCGCTTACGAAATTGCTACTAAAATTAAATCTACAATTTTTACAAAAGCTAAAAGTTTTCTTGGAGACATTAGTACAGCAGCTTCTGCTTCAAAAGACTCCTCCTCAATGCAATAATCAACTCTTTGAAGTCtgagaattaaaaaacaaagcatGATTTCAATAGTCTATTAGATAGCTATATTCATTATGATCAGGCCAtcttaaaataaagttttaccACATAACACAATATGTGGCTCAAGTAACATTTGTTGGCTTCCT
It contains:
- the LOC123228786 gene encoding receptor-like protein 6; its protein translation is MWALFFFFFFILHLQVVCSSFSPSPILCSPEQSVALLHFKNTFSLYEYGSGFCDGYPKTESWKEGSDCCLWDGVTCDTFTGHVIGLDLSSSWLRGSVNDDSSLFLLHHLQKLNLACNNFLESQISSRFGKFTKLTHLNLSDSNLFGLVPTEMFLLSHLISLDLSNSGLSMDQHGFNKLLQNLTEIRYLHLDSVDMSTVSTGSLVNLSSSLISLNLKNTQIQGKFPKEIFLFPFLQTLILSTNRDITGNLPEFNKCSPLKVLDLFGCNFQGSLPSSLGNLTEITYMDLSWNGFTGQVPTSLSKLVQLTWLSLTRNNFSGKFPDVLGNLNKLETIDLSFNNFSGQLPTSIFNVNGLLSLDFSYNQFQGQFPTQISGLPYLGDIKLNNNF
- the LOC123228690 gene encoding receptor like protein 27-like; amino-acid sequence: MEQFQHPGPISTVDLRDNVIHGPIPDSIFQLLGLIQLSLANNNFSGNVQVEMLSELKNLTGIDLSYNALLSVTGKVTLPQLEYVFLSSCSITEVPIFLSTVSFMNLDLSNNSIFGRISQLELGNCSNLFDLNLSHNLLTSVEYISSMANLRILDLSSNLLRGQLVDLPTGVIFFSASNNDLTGVIPPSFCNGSRVQSLDLSHNGLSGNIPECLAKSNVDMEFLNLAMNNFHGSIESLTFPDPCGVTALMLNDNQLEGPLPSSLVNCRGLDILDVGNNRINDSFPNCFMVPLAIPAQDFSSFG